From the genome of Streptomyces sp. NBC_01116, one region includes:
- a CDS encoding inositol-3-phosphate synthase: MTARADREGRTDAPGRSNAPSPSEATGPAGAAGRTGVWFIGARGSVATTATAGCAAIAAGLHPPTGMVTETPPFADSGLPALAGLVFGGHDTLDCPLAKRAEALADGGVLPHGLPSAVRAELDAADAEIRPGGPLPGDTRTDHELIAAFAADLTDFSHRHDLARTVVVNVASTEPAPGPGDTRLPASSLYAAAALRAGCSYANFTPSTGLRTPALTDTVAAGGLPHAGRDGKTGQTLLRSVLAPMFLQRALAVRAWSGSNLLGGGDGAALADPAAAAAKNAGKERVLADTFGTAPEGEVHIDDVPAMGDWKTAWDHIAFDGFLGSRMILQTIWQGCDSALAAPLVLDLARLLARAHEKGISGPLPELGFYFKDPDGGTSAALAEQYATLLTFAERLRDQA, translated from the coding sequence GTGACCGCACGCGCCGATCGTGAAGGCCGAACCGACGCCCCAGGCCGCAGCAACGCCCCGAGCCCCTCGGAGGCCACCGGCCCCGCCGGAGCCGCGGGCCGCACCGGCGTCTGGTTCATCGGAGCACGCGGCTCCGTGGCGACCACCGCCACCGCGGGCTGCGCCGCCATCGCCGCGGGCCTGCACCCACCGACGGGCATGGTCACCGAGACGCCTCCCTTCGCCGACAGCGGCCTGCCCGCCCTGGCCGGCCTGGTCTTCGGCGGCCACGACACCCTCGACTGCCCGCTCGCCAAGCGGGCCGAGGCCCTGGCCGACGGCGGCGTACTGCCGCACGGACTGCCCTCCGCCGTACGCGCCGAACTCGACGCAGCCGACGCGGAGATCCGCCCCGGCGGACCGCTCCCCGGCGACACCCGCACCGACCACGAACTCATCGCCGCGTTCGCCGCCGACCTCACCGACTTCTCCCACCGCCACGACCTGGCCCGCACCGTCGTCGTCAACGTCGCCTCCACCGAACCCGCGCCGGGCCCCGGCGACACCCGGCTGCCCGCCAGCTCCCTCTACGCGGCCGCCGCCCTGCGGGCCGGCTGCTCCTACGCCAACTTCACCCCGTCCACCGGCCTGCGCACCCCCGCGCTCACCGACACCGTCGCCGCCGGCGGACTTCCCCACGCCGGACGCGACGGCAAGACCGGCCAGACGCTGCTCCGTTCCGTGCTCGCCCCGATGTTCCTCCAGCGCGCCCTCGCCGTACGGGCGTGGTCCGGGTCGAACCTGCTGGGCGGCGGCGACGGAGCGGCGCTGGCCGATCCGGCGGCCGCGGCGGCCAAGAACGCGGGCAAGGAACGCGTCCTCGCCGACACCTTCGGCACCGCCCCCGAGGGCGAGGTGCACATCGACGACGTGCCCGCGATGGGGGACTGGAAGACCGCCTGGGACCACATCGCCTTCGACGGCTTCCTCGGCTCCCGCATGATCCTCCAGACCATCTGGCAGGGCTGCGACTCGGCCCTCGCGGCCCCGCTGGTCCTGGACCTGGCCCGGCTGCTCGCCCGCGCCCACGAGAAGGGGATCAGCGGCCCCCTGCCGGAGCTCGGCTTCTACTTCAAGGACCCGGACGGCGGCACCTCGGCGGCACTCGCCGAGCAGTACGCCACCTTGCTCACCTTCGCCGAGCGGCTGCGGGACCAGGCATGA
- a CDS encoding SCO3242 family prenyltransferase encodes MRRLRNALPAVLVSALSVLPAGRRNGVAHGAGTTAVTDDRLSGAGGTAPAPDRPGPTPAGPAPTGRNGRRSADTPGRADAGSGRPAPRERLRAWAELLRVSALFSVPGDALAGAAAVGRGPGRGTALAMGASLCLYEAGMALNDWADRDEDAVDRPHRPIPSGRISPAAALGAAGVLTAAGLALAARAGRPALCVATGLAATVWAYDLHLKHTKAGSAAMAAARSLDLLLGATATATATVPVTGSGTPRGGRRPDNVAGGAAPAGPRGGPAACLPALPAALALGAHTYGVTAVSRHEAQGGSTGTPLAVLATTTALAAAVLREPREPRGRTPDRPGATRADAEGITGAEAFTRRLDASPLGKVTYPLRLLTIALTGAYLRTAGPPLLHAALNPSPPLTQRAVGGGIRAMIPLQAALAARAGAPVTALAVMGLVPLARSLSRKVSPT; translated from the coding sequence ATGAGGCGGCTTCGGAACGCCCTCCCGGCCGTTCTCGTCTCCGCCCTGTCGGTACTCCCGGCCGGGCGGCGGAACGGTGTCGCACACGGCGCGGGGACGACCGCCGTGACCGATGATCGTCTGTCCGGTGCGGGTGGGACTGCACCCGCACCGGACAGGCCCGGACCGACCCCCGCGGGCCCGGCCCCCACGGGCCGGAACGGGCGGCGGAGCGCGGACACCCCGGGCCGGGCGGACGCGGGATCCGGCCGGCCCGCGCCCCGGGAACGGCTGCGGGCCTGGGCGGAACTGCTGCGGGTCTCCGCCCTGTTCTCCGTGCCCGGGGACGCCCTGGCGGGCGCTGCGGCGGTGGGCCGCGGGCCCGGCCGGGGCACCGCCCTGGCGATGGGCGCGTCGCTGTGCCTGTACGAGGCCGGGATGGCCCTCAACGACTGGGCCGACCGCGACGAGGACGCCGTGGACCGCCCGCACCGCCCGATCCCCTCGGGCCGGATCAGCCCTGCGGCGGCCCTGGGCGCGGCCGGGGTGCTGACCGCGGCGGGCCTCGCCCTGGCGGCCCGCGCCGGCCGGCCCGCGCTGTGTGTCGCCACGGGCCTGGCCGCCACGGTCTGGGCCTACGACCTGCACCTGAAGCACACGAAGGCGGGCTCGGCGGCCATGGCGGCGGCCCGCTCGCTGGACCTGCTGCTGGGCGCGACGGCCACCGCCACGGCCACTGTTCCGGTGACGGGGTCCGGCACGCCGCGTGGGGGAAGGCGACCCGACAACGTTGCCGGAGGGGCGGCCCCGGCAGGGCCGCGCGGCGGACCGGCCGCCTGCCTGCCCGCGCTGCCCGCCGCCCTGGCGCTCGGGGCCCACACCTACGGCGTCACCGCCGTGTCGCGCCACGAGGCACAGGGCGGCTCCACCGGCACCCCGCTCGCGGTGCTGGCCACGACGACGGCACTCGCGGCAGCGGTGCTGAGGGAGCCCCGGGAGCCCCGGGGACGGACGCCCGACCGGCCCGGTGCGACGAGGGCCGACGCCGAGGGCATCACCGGCGCCGAGGCATTCACGCGACGTCTCGACGCGAGCCCGCTCGGAAAGGTCACCTACCCCCTCCGGCTCCTGACCATCGCGCTCACCGGCGCCTACCTCCGTACCGCCGGGCCGCCCCTCCTGCACGCCGCGCTCAACCCGTCCCCGCCCCTGACCCAGCGCGCGGTCGGCGGAGGCATCCGGGCCATGATCCCGCTCCAGGCCGCGCTCGCCGCCCGCGCCGGGGCGCCCGTCACCGCTCTCGCCGTCATGGGCCTGGTCCCTCTCGCCCGCAGCCTCTCCCGGAAGGTGAGCCCCACATGA
- a CDS encoding sugar phosphate isomerase/epimerase family protein, translating to MTLHLGYGTNGLTDLRLADALGLLADLGYEGVGLTLDHMHLDPMAPDLSERTRQVRRRLTSLGLRVTVETGARYVLDPRRKHGPSLLDPDPDARAARTALLVRAVDVAAELGAHAVHCFSGTTPPGTSPDTAWKRLTEAIAPVLEAADRSGIPLAIEPEPGHLLATLADFHHLRGLLGDPGPLGLTLDIGHCQCLEEETPLECVRQSAPWLRHVQIEDMRRGVHEHLPFGEGEIDFPPVLAALAASDYRGLTVVELPRHSHAGPELARTSIDFLRDAMRRGTAAQGAAPC from the coding sequence ATGACCCTCCACCTCGGATACGGCACCAACGGGCTCACCGACCTGCGCCTGGCCGACGCCCTCGGCCTCCTCGCCGACCTCGGCTACGAGGGCGTCGGCCTGACCCTCGACCACATGCACCTGGACCCCATGGCCCCGGACCTCTCCGAGCGCACCCGCCAGGTCCGGCGCCGGCTCACCTCCCTCGGGCTCCGGGTCACCGTGGAGACCGGCGCCCGCTACGTCCTCGACCCGCGCCGCAAACACGGCCCCTCCCTCCTCGACCCGGACCCCGACGCCCGGGCCGCCCGCACCGCGCTGCTGGTCCGCGCCGTCGACGTGGCCGCCGAGCTCGGCGCGCACGCCGTCCACTGCTTCAGCGGCACCACCCCGCCCGGCACCTCGCCGGACACCGCGTGGAAACGGCTCACCGAGGCGATCGCGCCCGTACTCGAAGCCGCCGACCGGTCCGGCATCCCCCTCGCCATCGAGCCCGAACCCGGCCACCTCCTCGCCACCCTCGCCGACTTCCACCACCTGCGCGGCCTGCTCGGCGACCCGGGCCCGCTCGGCCTCACCCTCGACATCGGTCACTGCCAGTGCCTGGAGGAGGAGACACCCCTGGAGTGCGTCAGACAGTCCGCCCCCTGGCTCCGGCACGTCCAGATCGAGGACATGAGGCGCGGAGTCCACGAACACCTCCCGTTCGGCGAAGGGGAGATCGACTTCCCACCCGTGCTCGCCGCCCTGGCCGCCTCGGACTACCGGGGCCTCACCGTCGTCGAACTGCCCCGCCACTCCCACGCGGGCCCCGAACTGGCCCGCACCTCGATCGACTTCCTGCGCGACGCCATGAGGCGCGGTACCGCAGCGCAGGGAGCCGCCCCGTGCTGA
- a CDS encoding EboA domain-containing protein → MLKSREELDAGLAGAARAWLDVALAEAAHDAATPDAPGREATGPYTSPPWELRYAAAGRHCGLEHADSVRSLLLVEAQATLPSVTRLYEQGTAAERRAVLLTLHRLDLGDTALPLVEDALRANDTRLVAAAVGPYGGDHLDTHAWRHAVLKCLFTEVPVAAVARLADRARGDAELARMLGDFAAERTAAGRIIPEDLRTVLDLTAPADEGAHRAPPTAVPAAPAPTEES, encoded by the coding sequence GTGCTGAAATCCCGCGAGGAACTCGACGCCGGACTCGCCGGAGCCGCCCGCGCCTGGCTCGACGTAGCCCTGGCCGAGGCCGCCCACGACGCCGCCACGCCCGACGCACCCGGCCGGGAGGCGACCGGCCCGTACACCTCCCCGCCGTGGGAACTGCGCTACGCCGCCGCCGGCCGCCACTGCGGACTGGAGCACGCCGACTCCGTACGCTCGCTCCTGCTCGTCGAGGCCCAGGCCACCCTGCCCTCCGTCACCCGGCTCTACGAACAGGGCACCGCCGCCGAACGCCGCGCCGTCCTGCTCACCCTGCACCGCCTCGACCTGGGCGACACCGCGCTCCCGCTCGTCGAGGACGCCCTGCGCGCCAACGACACCCGGCTGGTCGCCGCGGCCGTCGGCCCCTACGGTGGCGACCACCTGGACACGCACGCCTGGCGGCACGCCGTACTGAAGTGCCTGTTCACCGAGGTGCCCGTCGCGGCCGTCGCCCGGCTCGCCGACCGGGCCCGGGGAGACGCCGAACTCGCCCGCATGCTCGGAGACTTCGCCGCCGAGCGCACCGCCGCCGGTCGCATCATCCCCGAAGACCTGCGCACGGTCCTCGACCTCACCGCCCCGGCCGACGAAGGCGCCCACCGGGCCCCGCCGACCGCGGTTCCCGCAGCCCCCGCCCCCACGGAGGAGTCCTGA
- a CDS encoding TatD family hydrolase, which produces MRIFDPHIHMTSRTTDDYQAMYDAGVRALVEPSFWLGQPRTSPASFFDYFDALLGWEPFRASQYGIAHHCTLALNPKEANDPRCTPVLDALPRYLEKDGVVAVGEIGYDSMTPAEDHALAAQLQLAADHGLPALVHTPHRDKLAGLHRTIDVIRESNLPPEHVLLDHLNETTVQAATDSGCWAGFSIYPDTKMDEDRMVAILRNHGTEKMIVNSAADWGRSDPLKTRKVADAMLRAGFTEDDVDQVLWRNPVAFYGRSGRLQLDVPAPDPLHEGNSILRGGE; this is translated from the coding sequence ATGCGCATCTTCGACCCCCACATCCACATGACCTCCCGCACCACCGACGACTATCAGGCGATGTACGACGCGGGCGTCCGCGCGCTCGTCGAACCGTCCTTCTGGCTCGGCCAGCCCCGCACCTCGCCCGCCAGCTTCTTCGACTACTTCGACGCGCTCCTCGGCTGGGAGCCCTTCCGCGCCTCGCAGTACGGCATCGCGCACCACTGCACGCTCGCCCTCAACCCCAAGGAGGCGAACGACCCCCGCTGCACCCCCGTCCTGGACGCGCTGCCCCGCTACCTCGAAAAGGACGGGGTCGTCGCCGTCGGCGAGATCGGCTACGACTCCATGACCCCGGCCGAGGACCACGCCCTGGCCGCCCAGCTCCAGCTCGCCGCCGACCACGGGCTGCCCGCCCTCGTCCACACCCCGCACCGCGACAAGCTCGCCGGTCTGCACCGCACCATCGACGTCATCCGCGAATCGAACCTCCCCCCGGAGCACGTCCTCCTCGACCACCTCAACGAGACCACGGTGCAGGCCGCCACCGACAGCGGCTGCTGGGCCGGATTCTCCATCTACCCGGACACCAAGATGGACGAGGACCGGATGGTCGCCATCCTCCGGAACCACGGCACCGAGAAGATGATCGTCAACTCGGCCGCCGACTGGGGGAGGAGCGACCCCCTCAAGACCCGCAAGGTCGCCGACGCGATGCTGAGGGCCGGCTTCACCGAGGACGACGTCGACCAGGTCCTGTGGCGCAACCCCGTCGCCTTCTACGGCCGGAGCGGCCGCCTCCAGTTGGACGTCCCGGCCCCCGATCCACTCCACGAGGGCAACTCCATCCTGCGCGGCGGGGAGTGA
- the eboE gene encoding metabolite traffic protein EboE, whose translation MRFRHPDGSTVHLAYCTNVHPAETLDGVRAQLRDHCEPVRRRLGRDRLGIGLWLARDAARALINDPAELRALRAELDSRGLEVVTLNGFPYEGFGADEVKYRVYRPDWTEPDRLAHTTDLARLLAALLPDDTTEGTISTLPLAWRTPYDGDPGAARAARAALTTLAQRLDALAELTGKSIRVGLEPEPGCTVETTADAIAPLTDVAHDRIGICVDTCHLATSFEDPATALDALAAAGIRVVKSQLSAALHADHPHLPEVRTALAAFAEPRFLHQTRTRTAAGLRGTDDLDEAVTGRALPDSTPWRAHFHVPLHAPPAPPLTSTLPVLRDTLVRLVGGPVPLTRHLEVETYTWQALPAELRPRTRTQLADGIAAELTLARDLLVDLGLKELP comes from the coding sequence ATGCGCTTCCGCCACCCGGACGGCTCGACGGTCCACCTCGCCTACTGCACCAACGTCCACCCCGCCGAAACCCTGGACGGCGTCCGCGCCCAGCTCCGCGACCACTGCGAACCCGTCCGCCGCCGACTCGGCCGGGACCGGCTCGGCATCGGCCTCTGGCTCGCCCGGGACGCGGCCCGCGCCCTGATCAACGACCCCGCCGAACTCCGCGCACTGCGCGCCGAACTCGACAGCCGCGGCCTCGAAGTGGTCACCCTCAACGGCTTCCCCTACGAGGGATTCGGCGCCGACGAGGTCAAGTACCGGGTCTACCGGCCGGACTGGACCGAACCCGACCGCCTCGCCCACACCACCGACCTCGCCCGCCTCCTGGCCGCCCTCCTCCCGGACGACACCACCGAAGGCACCATCTCCACCCTGCCGCTCGCCTGGCGCACCCCCTACGACGGCGACCCCGGGGCGGCGCGCGCCGCACGCGCCGCCCTCACCACACTCGCCCAGCGCCTCGACGCCCTGGCCGAACTGACCGGCAAGTCCATCCGCGTCGGCCTCGAACCGGAACCGGGCTGCACGGTCGAGACCACCGCCGACGCCATCGCCCCGCTCACCGACGTCGCCCACGACCGGATCGGGATCTGCGTCGACACCTGCCACCTCGCCACCTCCTTCGAGGATCCCGCAACCGCACTCGACGCCCTGGCCGCCGCCGGCATCCGCGTCGTCAAGTCCCAGCTCTCCGCGGCCCTGCACGCCGACCACCCCCACCTGCCCGAGGTCCGCACCGCGCTCGCCGCGTTCGCCGAACCCCGGTTCCTGCACCAGACCCGCACGCGCACCGCCGCCGGACTGCGCGGCACCGACGACCTGGACGAAGCCGTCACCGGCCGGGCACTCCCCGACTCCACCCCCTGGCGCGCCCACTTCCACGTACCGCTCCACGCACCCCCGGCGCCCCCGCTGACCTCGACGCTGCCCGTGCTCCGCGACACGCTCGTCCGGCTCGTCGGCGGGCCCGTGCCCCTGACCCGGCACCTGGAGGTGGAGACGTACACCTGGCAGGCGCTGCCGGCCGAACTGCGCCCCCGCACCCGCACCCAGCTCGCCGACGGCATCGCCGCCGAACTCACCCTCGCCCGCGACCTCCTGGTCGACCTCGGCCTCAAGGAACTGCCATGA